One Nostoc sp. UHCC 0302 DNA window includes the following coding sequences:
- the rlmN gene encoding 23S rRNA (adenine(2503)-C(2))-methyltransferase RlmN, which yields MSATPLASQVDSLNAKKSELTPSLLGASVAELTTWVQQYGQPAYRGKQLHDWIYDKGVRSLSDISVFPKSWRAEVAEIPVGRSTLHYRSVARDHTVKYLLQLADGQIIETVGIPSFGVKGESSKSRLTVCVSTQVGCPMACDFCATGKGGYKRNLARHEIVDQVLTVQEDFQQRVSNVVFMGLGEPLLNTENVLAALKSLNQDVGIGQRSLTVSTVGIRDRIRELAQHHLQITLAVSLHAPNQALREQLIPSARAYPIEDLLAECREYVEITGRRVTFEYVLLAGVNDFPEHALELAKRLRGFQTHVNLIPYNPIQEVDYKRPNRDRIEAFDKILKEQQIAVSIRYSRGLEADAACGQLRASNS from the coding sequence ATGTCTGCTACACCTCTTGCATCTCAGGTTGACTCACTCAACGCCAAAAAATCAGAATTAACTCCCTCTTTACTAGGCGCTTCGGTTGCCGAGTTAACTACTTGGGTACAGCAGTATGGACAGCCTGCTTATAGAGGAAAGCAGCTGCATGATTGGATCTATGACAAAGGGGTGCGATCGCTATCTGATATTTCTGTCTTTCCCAAGAGTTGGCGTGCAGAAGTTGCAGAAATTCCGGTAGGGCGCTCAACTTTACACTACCGTTCTGTTGCCCGCGATCACACTGTCAAATATCTACTGCAACTTGCAGACGGGCAAATTATAGAAACTGTTGGTATCCCCAGTTTTGGAGTCAAGGGAGAAAGTTCTAAATCCCGTTTGACAGTTTGCGTCTCTACTCAGGTAGGTTGCCCAATGGCGTGTGATTTCTGCGCTACTGGTAAAGGAGGCTACAAGCGTAACTTAGCACGACATGAAATTGTCGATCAGGTGTTGACTGTCCAAGAAGATTTTCAGCAACGAGTTAGCAATGTCGTGTTTATGGGACTAGGTGAACCGTTGTTGAATACTGAAAATGTACTAGCAGCCTTGAAATCCTTAAATCAAGATGTTGGTATTGGACAACGATCGCTCACTGTCTCAACTGTTGGCATTCGCGATCGCATCCGTGAATTAGCGCAACACCATCTGCAAATCACTCTTGCTGTTAGTCTCCATGCCCCCAATCAAGCACTAAGAGAACAACTCATCCCCAGCGCCCGCGCTTACCCAATAGAAGATTTACTAGCTGAATGCCGGGAATATGTAGAAATTACTGGACGTCGCGTTACTTTTGAATACGTTCTGCTTGCTGGTGTGAACGATTTCCCAGAACACGCATTAGAATTGGCAAAACGCCTCCGAGGGTTTCAAACTCATGTGAATTTGATTCCTTATAACCCAATTCAAGAAGTAGATTACAAACGCCCCAACCGCGATCGTATTGAAGCTTTTGACAAAATTCTTAAGGAACAACAAATTGCTGTTAGCATCCGCTACTCTCGTGGTTTAGAAGCCGATGCTGCTTGTGGACAACTTAGAGCAAGTAATAGTTAA
- a CDS encoding ATP-binding protein, whose product MNSPQLSLPPHLFAKAFPFHIVFNREQKIIQVGEVLQRIHPEPLVNSFIDQQFQILRPKIQINFIAIAKRINSLFLFESLHNGMILKGQMMYVQEQDIMFFLCSIWVNNTETLANCGLKLKDFAIHDQTVDLIFLLQAKNTALEDIQKLTDELTKRQTELKNALQVQEHLAQTAKTQAQQLENTLYELQQTQSQLIQTEKMSSLGQLVAGIAHEINNPVNFIYGNIKYLKEYTQDLLTLIHLYQEFYPQPHPQIEALSNKNDVKFIIDDLTKILSSIEVGANRIYEIVLNLRNFSRLDEAGMKPVDIHQGIDSTLLILQHSLKEKSDYQPIEIIKEYSDLPPVECYAGQINQVFMNILSNAIDAIRQQEKEQAKQGIIKQSKCITIRTQVKNQRHVMISIKDNGLGMTEEVKAKLFDPFFTTKPVGQGTGLGLSISYQIVVKKHGGRIQCISAPGQGAEFIIEIPLRQMQSLET is encoded by the coding sequence ATGAACTCTCCTCAATTGAGTCTACCACCACATTTGTTCGCCAAAGCTTTTCCATTTCATATTGTATTTAATCGTGAGCAGAAAATCATACAGGTTGGGGAGGTTTTACAACGTATCCACCCAGAACCTTTAGTCAACAGCTTCATTGATCAGCAATTCCAGATTCTGCGTCCCAAGATTCAGATTAATTTTATTGCGATCGCCAAACGAATTAACTCTTTATTTTTGTTTGAATCCCTGCACAATGGCATGATTCTCAAAGGGCAAATGATGTATGTCCAGGAGCAGGATATTATGTTTTTCCTTTGCTCTATTTGGGTAAATAATACAGAAACTTTAGCCAACTGTGGTCTGAAGCTGAAAGACTTTGCAATTCACGACCAAACTGTTGACTTGATTTTTTTGCTCCAAGCTAAAAACACTGCTTTAGAGGATATCCAGAAATTAACAGATGAACTAACTAAGCGACAGACAGAGTTAAAGAACGCGTTACAAGTTCAAGAACATCTGGCTCAGACTGCCAAAACACAAGCGCAACAGTTAGAAAATACTCTTTATGAGTTGCAACAGACCCAATCTCAACTGATTCAAACTGAAAAAATGTCTAGTCTTGGTCAATTAGTTGCTGGTATTGCTCACGAAATTAATAACCCAGTGAATTTTATCTATGGCAACATTAAATATCTTAAAGAATACACTCAAGATTTACTGACTTTAATTCATCTCTACCAAGAATTTTATCCTCAGCCTCACCCGCAAATTGAAGCGCTTTCTAATAAGAATGATGTCAAATTTATTATAGATGATCTGACAAAAATTTTATCTTCAATAGAAGTTGGAGCCAATCGAATATACGAAATTGTACTAAATTTACGTAATTTTTCACGACTTGATGAAGCTGGAATGAAACCTGTTGATATTCATCAAGGTATTGATAGCACATTATTAATTTTACAACATAGCCTTAAGGAAAAATCTGATTATCAGCCAATTGAAATTATTAAAGAATATAGTGATTTGCCTCCTGTGGAATGTTATGCAGGACAAATAAATCAGGTATTTATGAATATTTTAAGTAATGCAATTGATGCTATACGCCAGCAGGAAAAGGAGCAAGCAAAACAAGGAATTATCAAACAATCTAAATGCATTACCATCCGCACGCAAGTGAAAAATCAACGGCACGTGATGATCAGCATTAAAGATAATGGTTTAGGAATGACGGAGGAAGTTAAGGCTAAATTATTTGACCCCTTTTTTACAACTAAACCTGTAGGACAAGGCACAGGTTTAGGATTATCTATCAGCTACCAAATAGTAGTAAAAAAGCATGGTGGGCGAATCCAGTGTATATCTGCGCCTGGGCAGGGGGCAGAGTTTATTATTGAGATTCCCCTTAGACAGATGCAATCGTTAGAAACTTGA
- a CDS encoding heme NO-binding domain-containing protein, which produces MYGLINKAIQDMVCARFDKETWQTIKQKAEIQIDDFLRMEPYPDDLTHKLVKAASEVVGLSSSEIMQAFGEYWIQYTGKAGYGPMLDMGGDTLPEFLENLDDLHTRLSINFPQYHPPSFECTESEENTLELHYHSSRQGLAAMVVGLVNGLGTRFNTEVNVTQTQNREEGAAHDVFLIEYKAI; this is translated from the coding sequence ATGTACGGTTTAATAAACAAAGCAATTCAAGATATGGTGTGCGCTCGCTTTGATAAAGAAACTTGGCAAACGATTAAACAGAAAGCTGAAATACAAATAGATGATTTCTTGAGAATGGAACCCTATCCTGATGATTTAACTCACAAACTAGTGAAGGCGGCAAGTGAAGTTGTTGGTTTGTCTAGCTCAGAAATTATGCAAGCTTTTGGCGAATACTGGATACAGTATACTGGCAAAGCGGGCTATGGCCCAATGTTAGACATGGGGGGCGATACGCTACCTGAATTTTTGGAAAATTTGGATGATCTTCATACTCGTCTGAGCATAAATTTTCCACAATATCATCCCCCTTCCTTTGAGTGTACTGAATCGGAAGAAAATACCCTGGAATTGCACTACCATTCTAGCCGTCAAGGACTGGCTGCAATGGTTGTTGGCTTGGTAAATGGTTTAGGCACAAGGTTTAACACAGAAGTTAACGTAACCCAAACTCAAAATCGAGAAGAGGGAGCCGCTCATGATGTTTTCTTGATTGAGTATAAAGCTATTTGA
- a CDS encoding phenylpyruvate tautomerase MIF-related protein, whose translation MPLIKVQTSVSAPQKTEVESMLLSLSAKLAKHLGKPESYVMTAFEQEIPMTFAGTTDPVCYIEIKSVGTMKPAQTEAMSQDFCQQINQTLGVPKNRIYIEFADSKGAMWGWNGSTFG comes from the coding sequence ATGCCATTAATTAAAGTCCAAACTTCTGTATCTGCTCCTCAAAAAACTGAAGTTGAGTCAATGCTTTTAAGCTTATCTGCTAAGTTAGCCAAACATCTGGGTAAACCTGAATCCTATGTAATGACAGCTTTTGAACAAGAAATTCCGATGACTTTTGCAGGAACTACTGACCCAGTTTGTTACATAGAAATTAAGAGCGTCGGTACGATGAAACCAGCTCAAACCGAGGCTATGAGTCAGGACTTTTGCCAACAGATTAATCAAACGCTGGGCGTACCTAAAAATCGGATTTACATAGAGTTTGCAGATTCCAAGGGCGCAATGTGGGGCTGGAACGGCTCAACTTTTGGTTAA